GCTCCTATACGGTCTTCCAGCCTTCCATTTGTCCTTTCAAATTGTCCCACATATTACTGTAAGACTGATTTTCCTAAAAGTGTCTTTGCCAAGTTATTCCCCAGCTCAGGTGACTGTAATGACTCCCAACTGCTTACTGCGTCAAGTTTGAACTCATCTGCAGACAAAAGCTATTGGATGAACAAAAGGTATTGAATCTACTAACTTACAGATCCCCTACAATCATCGTGTACTAACAATGAACAAACCTAGTCGTCATCTTCTAACTAGTTTCACCCGCTTGGATTCTATGATTCTACGTGAGCAAAGCCCTTGTTTCTAACAATTTCCCATGAGTCTTTTCTGCAGCTAGGCATACCACATTAAAATGAGGAACTCTAGAAAGCGTTAGCTTTCTAAGGAATGTAGGAGTTTACATCTCTAGAGCTTCCAAATTTGCACAAGCTGTTGCCTAGCTCTCCACTTTGTCTTTACCTCATTTCTCCTTACTTCCTTGTTTGCaacctcctcccctctcccatgagcacatttctttttatttgttttgcctTCTGTCCTGCTTACACATAACGATCTACCCTTTCTAACTCTTACAACTTGTTTTATTAATGTTACTTTTGACCTAATAAATAACACCAAGATACTTCAGCCAACATCTATGCCATTGGCAAGCCTAACGCATCAGCAGAGGAGaaagggaaatgaaaaagaaaggaagaagaaaacacaaaagaaagaggagtgtcttacttatctattcctgctataacagaaataccgaaagtgggtgactttaacaaacagaaatttattttctcacaatttaggaggctagaagtccaaattcagggcagcagctctacaggaaggctttctctctctgttggttctgggggaaggtccttgttctttggttccttggagatctccctgTGGTGtggtatctatcttcccccagctctgcttgcttgcttgtttaatttcttttatatctcaaaagagattgatttaagacacaccctacactaacactgtctcattaacataacaaagaaaacccattcccaaatgggattataaccgcaggtataggggttagaatcacaacacatattttggggggacacaattcaatccataacaaggtggGAATGGGAAATAATGATAATAGCTACCATTATCAAGTTTACAATAtgctagataaaaaaaaactttctatatATTATCTCTAATCATAAGAGCAACCTTGTAAGATAGGCATTGCTACCCTCATTCTTAAAATGAGAGATGGAGGGATACAGATTAAATGGCTCACCTGAGGCTATACATCTAATAAGGGTGAGAGACAAGATTCCATCCCAGATGAATTAGCCCCACCCCATTGTCGCTAGAGCAGAACCGCCATAAcaaagaaccagaaaaaaaaaattaaaaaattaagtggagaCATGTAAGGCTTTACCCACAATTACTTCAACTGCTACTAAAACATAATAGTATCATCTGTTGCCAAGAATTATCTAGAAATACCCATTAATTTTTCAGCAtgacaaaatttaaaatgttctCCTAGGCTTaagatagatagctgctgttgagttgacccaaactcatggcaacctcacgtacaactgaacaaaatgctgcctggtccttcatcatcctcataattgccATCATGTTCAAGCCCATCATTGTGGCCATTtcgccaatccatctcacccactgtctccctcacccttgctggcccgCCACCTCACACACCATGATGTCCTCCTGAAGCAATTGGCCCCTCCcaataatgtgtccaaagcaagcgagtcagaTAATGATCTgttgtgctccacaaggttttcattggctaattttcagaagtagattgccaggtctttcttcctagtgtgtctcagtctggaagttctgttgaaaCCTCCACCAGGGGCAAGCCTGGTGGTATgtgaaacaccagtggcacagcttccaacatcacagcaatgcacaagccactGCAAttccaacaaactgacagaaagcaGTGATGCTATCCTTACAGAGCCACCCCTTTTCACcaccacataaacacacacacacagacatgcacaggtgtgcacactcacatatacacacacatcctCAGTTAAAAAGCTCATCTTACAATCTGCACCCTACTCATCTTTACACATATGTCTGGTTACGTCTGTCCCTTTttagttttgatacatgctaatctttttaaaaaaaaattttttttattaaggttCCCTTTATTCTCCCCCTTGAGCCTTAATTTCCCTTcatgtttctctctcttccttataTCTCTTTTAATATGAGCCTCACCTTTTCTCTTTTATCATTCCCCTCATTTCCTCACACTTCTCTTACTTGAAGAGAATGTTGCACCTAGCAGGTTCTCAGTGGATACTAATTTTGAGCTTTATCTTTGTCTTCCTGCCTCCCTGATCATTCCTCTCCCCCTACATCTAGTTCCCACCCTGCTCAGTCTCAATTGCCCACGTTCCTTCCATTAGTTCTCCTTGCTTCCTCACAAATGCCAATGGTCGTCCCATACATTTCTCACGCCTTTTCCCGCCTTTTTCCCCCAAGGTTCTATAGCGCGAGGACTCATTGTCTTCCTCCCACATCCTCTAACCAACCTACAAGACAGCCTTGTTACCATGACGACAGAGCTACTCAAAGCTGAAGTCAAGGACCTGGTTGCCATGGCTCCCGCTTGTCCGCCTCCAGCCCCTCCCGCGCGCCCCGTAGCGTTGGCGCCTGCGCAGTAGGCAACGCGCCGGGCCTCCGAACTTGGGCGGGACAAGGCGGGGCTTCAGccgagagggagggaagaagaagaaaggataaGACGGGAATAGAGCTGGCGCCTACGGTGGCCGAAGAGGGACGCGCCGAGCCGGAGGCTGCAGGATGGTAGGCTGTGcgaaaagggaggggaggggggaactGAGGGGCGTGGGCTGCACCTGAGGGGGTCCTTGGGGGCCGCCCTCTGTGCGAGTCGTTCTTTCTTCACTGTCGTCCTCAGAGACCCTCCTGTATCTGGGCGGGTGGGCGAGGCGGCCTCCGAAGGAATTCCTGGGAATGGCATTCGAGAGGAGTGGGGAGGAGGCGCATTTGCTGGGCGAGAGGGGGCTGATGTGGGGACGGCGGCACCGGCGAGACCGGACTGAGCCAGGAGTGGCCGGGTCTCGGTCCGAGGGGTGCCGACCCCTGCCGCCGGGAAGTCGCCCGATGTACAGGGGCGCGGGGGTCTGctcgtggagggagggaggaagggactggGGGCCGCCGGTCGTCAAGACCCTCTGTTCTCGAGCAGCCCAGAGAGGAGCGGCGGCCGGTGGGGGAGAGCGGGTGTGGGAGGGAGAGTTTCCGGGTCCGAGGAGGGGACGTCCTGCCTCGCTGTATCGCCATGCTCGCCTGGGGGCAGCGGTGAGGCGGGGAAGCGAAGGGGGCTGGAGCTTTGGctctcagggacccaggctctgAGCTCCTGGGCGCCGCTGCTTTTCGCTCTCCGCCCCCCTTCCCATTCTTTTTCCGGAACCCAGGCCTTCCGTCTTCCTGCTCGCCCCACCGCCCCCATCATAGACGCGCCCCGCTCCCTGGCGCCCCTCTCTTCTCCTCCTGCCACAGTAACAGTACTTCCTCTTCCCTACCCCCGAAAAGCCTAGTTCTCGCCTGGccttgaattcagatttctagcccaCTGTGCCATacgctaaggagccctggtcgctcagtggttaagtgttccgctgctaaccgaaaggtcggcggttcgaacccaccagctgctccgtgggagaaaaatgtggcagtctgcttcggtgaagatttacagccttggaaaccctacggggcagttctactctgtcctatcagggtcgctctgagtcggaatcaactcaacggcagtgggtttcgtttggtttggtGCCAtacacccagggattccagaccTGGTATTGTCCACAGAGAGGAGAGCTGCTGGGAGGAGGAGATGAATCTGGAGCTAGGAAGCTGGAGGTGCACTGGTAGTGAGGGCTCTGCTCTCCTCTGCAGTCCACCCAGCTTGCTCTGTGCGCCACAAACATTCCCAGGTAGCTGTGTCCTCACTCAGGGACCCAAAGAGAGGTTAGTCATCCGGGGTCTGAGAAGTGGGCGCTTAGCAGAAGACAGCCCTAAAAGGCAGAGATGCTAAGAAATCAGAGGCCAAATATCTGGATGACTGCAGAGAGAAGAGGGTGGAATTTGGGATCCcaatactatgtgccaggagaaGGATAGGACTGGCACCAGAGGGCAGGGTGTTTGGGACATCAGAGAGGACTCATGGTTAGGATGGGGTGGAGAGTAGAGGTAGCTTGTTGAGGGGCAAAATATCCAATTTCATGGTGGTGATGGACAGAAAGAACTTGGAAGAGACCAACCATCTCTTTAGCATCTCTTTAGGGGCTTCTTGTCATGATGCTGGGCATTTTACTTATCTTTAGGAAACAGGAGGTCAGGAGATAATAATTATAGTACTTAACACATTACAATGCTTACCATGTGCCATGCACTGTCGCTAATaccaactcatttaatccttcctaAAAATTTTGTAAGGTGGGCACTTTATGATCTCcatcttacagataaggaaatagagGCCCAGAGTCATAAAGGAATTTACCCAACACCATACCCAACTCGTAGGGTCTGGACTTGAGCCCAAATGACAGGCTGAGAAGCTCTGACTTCCCCCAGAAGGACAGGTACCACGTGGTGTGAATACCCAGCATTGACAGCAAAGGGCTGGAATTTTTAAGAAAGCAGGAGCTGGAGTGGAGAAGAGTTAGACGGGATGAGTTTGGGACTGTGTGTTTGTGGAGGGAAGAAGCTCAGAGGAGCAAACCTCTGACCCTCAGCTCTGCTccccctaccccccccccccagatGCGATTTATGCTGCTGTTCAGCCGGCAGGGGAAGCTGCGGCTGCAAAAATGGTACCTGGCCACATCCGACAAGGAGCGAAAGAAGATGGTTCGGGAGCTTATGCAGGTTGTGCTGGCTCGAAAGCCCAAGATGTGCAGCTTCCTGGAGTGGAGGGACCTCAAAGTCGTCTATAAGAGGTGACACATCACCTACTGTCAAAACTGCCTGGATCCTGTTCGATTAGAGTTTGGCAATGGGTTAAAGAGAGGGGATACTGGTAAACAAAGGGCCCCTTATGTCAGGGAGAACTGGGAGCTAAGAACATATCTGGACGTCACTGATTAACCCCAGCTTTCCTTCCTGCCAAACTCCTCTTGAAGAAACTCTTGTTCTCCACTTGATTTTGGTCAAGCACATACCTCTGTCCCTAGAGGCTCCATTTGGTCCACTGTGTGTATCCCTTGTAGTCTCAACAGTCATAGATCCTGCCCCACTTTCCCAACACACGCAGACACATGTACCTTATCCAGTTCCTTCTTTAAGCAGGTGAATTAGTTGGCTAATTTTTTGCTGAGTCAAACAACAGGTCAGAGGGCAAGAAAGAAAAAGTGTGTGTCTTtgcgtatgtgtgtgagagagcacCAGGAGGCAGAGTGAGTTACCCTGTCTGTGTCTAGTGGAGGCACAGACTGGGCTGGGAATGAGGAGAAACAGGGGGTTTAAGCTCAGAGTGCCTGGGTCCTGAACCCAAAAAAGGGTCCTGAAGCAGCCTTCAATTCAGCAGCTATGGCTCATGTACCCCTCTCTCCAGATATGCCAGCCTCTACTTCTGCTGCGCCATCGAGGGCCAGGACAACGAGCTCATCACGCTGGAGCTGATCCACCGATACGTGGAACTCCTGGACAAATACTTTGGCAGCGTAAGTCACTCCACTCATCTGTTTCCTT
The sequence above is drawn from the Elephas maximus indicus isolate mEleMax1 chromosome 12, mEleMax1 primary haplotype, whole genome shotgun sequence genome and encodes:
- the AP1S1 gene encoding AP-1 complex subunit sigma-1A, which codes for MMRFMLLFSRQGKLRLQKWYLATSDKERKKMVRELMQVVLARKPKMCSFLEWRDLKVVYKRYASLYFCCAIEGQDNELITLELIHRYVELLDKYFGSVCELDIIFNFEKAYFILDEFLMGGDVQDTSKKSVLKAIEQADLLQEEDESPRSVLEEMGLA